Proteins from one Plasmodium cynomolgi strain B DNA, chromosome 10, whole genome shotgun sequence genomic window:
- a CDS encoding phosphatidylinositol 4-kinase (putative) translates to MDRETDRKTDQKTDCGTDRGTDQITDRGTDRGTDHRTDRETNRETNRETGQTGREDAGNANEGAEPSYQFATATECDQREKCTSPPEESTSYRSLYKHNYKSHVYTDDFVCLRLKGRGGEVHADGSSEPQHCVDPLKGNFPMGGYTHDDTPVGEPSRKKSVNFEEDATTGRNNLGGVAVDRIDQASLLGEDDQYVQGGDRREDRQPDEATYSQAGAQHSYHDNEEKRENSDLCTHSDDNYTLPGSYRGDCHVKEGKQQGEMQQVEKKEQPHESNHSSEDMPSWEAHKMKERDQPTEKQNKIKIIELFKMKLENKEMNRSSHHFCDDPKIINELKPSESQSHVGEEDEGVSNSAIHHSSSNSGRGSQHGNSSNDRERANSKAKGAKNALKEGSLLRLFRCEYFDTHLHIRYLYDRREVGVHEYLVNSLYTQRKYEDILFYLPQLSQISLVRYESSSLYRFLLYKASKAMHFALKLSWIYHSIVEDNCSKYKDLAHKMTQEIEMAVVNCKPFNSKCTSGNENKQSYLLNLAHPLLFKRKYIIKRIKANERFQQTKLFSNCLNRSCNSYVLKGGEPVGQSETQSDSQSAALNAAPSAAPNAPPSAAQNAALNAAPSASPMKRRKREATSTAPPPKLPQCYIINSGALSLARARVKLPSTYAKLGNPLSASKFFLPEFNCTFDMIEELQQFFMKQRRCDYFSLLNNFINLAISVSNLLSSEPDIEIRNELLNRFIYSLNSWMLMRRCIVAACTNMFSMTGLCIPLECLSSSPHSDHRTEQTASSSGLQILHFNYDECKIFFSKKRAPYLLMFEVADLDEDISHIPDSLFYPTKGGKQPDKEGPHAGGNGAVDGIADGTSGGAAGETADGATRDMTDGVTDAVTNSVTDAANDDVSLDEPTRKPQPRRKGHRIEKNFCSSKNYGLFNENSSSYDYEPRGEVYDGKRKKKKKKKKKKRKWGGRRGGGGTLATVIQKSNKGKLRGGRPIGGKPIWGRPSWRKKKTTRTWTP, encoded by the exons ATGGACCGCGAGACGGATCGCAAAACAGACCAAAAAACGGACTGCGGAACGGACCGCGGAACAGACCAAATAACGGACCGCGGAACGGACCGCGGAACGGACCACAGAACAGACCGCGAAACAAACCGCGAAACAAACCGCGAAACAGGACAGACCGGCAGGGAAGATGCTGGCAATGCAAACGAGGGCGCCGAGCCAAGTTACCAATTCGCAACTGCGACAGAGTGTGaccaaagggaaaaatgcacCTCCCCACCAGAAGAGAGCACATCATATAGGTCTCTGTACAAACACAACTACAAATCGCACGTATACACGGATGATTTTGTTTGCCTTCGATTAAAAGGTCGTGGAGGTGAGGTGCACGCCGATGGGAGCAGTGAACCGCAGCATTGTGTAGACCCGTTAAAGGGGAATTTCCCAATGGGTGGATACACACATGATGACACACCTGTCGGAGAGCcaagtaggaaaaaaagtgtcaaCTTTGAGGAGGACGCTACCACAGGGAGGAACAACCTGGGCGGGGTTGCAGTCGATAGGATTGACCAAGCAAGCCTTCTAGGGGAAGATGATCAATACGTGCAGGGAGGTGACAGAAGGGAGGACCGCCAACCGGACGAAGCGACATACTCCCAAGCGGGGGCCCAACATAGTTATCACGATAATGAGGAGAAGAGGGAGAACTCGGACCTCTGCACGCACTCCGACGATAATTACACCCTTCCCGGGAGTTACAGAGGTGACTGTCACGtgaaggaggggaagcagcaGGGGGAGATGCAGCaggtggagaagaaggagcagcCGCACGAGAGTAACCACTCCAGTGAAGACATGCCAAGCTGGgaagcacacaaaatgaaggaaaggGATCAGCCcacagaaaaacaaaataaaattaaaattatagaaTTATTTAAGATGAAGTTGGAGAATAAGGAGATGAACAGGAGTAGTCACCACTTCTGTGATGAT CCGAAGATAATAAACGAGCTTAAGCCTAGTGAGAGTCAGAGTCATGTGGGAGAGGAGGACGAGGGGGTCAGTAACTCCGCTATCCACCACAGCAGTAGTAACAGCGGAAGGGGTAGCCAACACGGCAACAGTAGCAACGATAGGGAGAGAGCAAACAGTAAAGCGAAGGGAGCAAAGAATGCATTAAAGGAAGGCAGTCTGTTGAGACTGTTCAGATGTGAATACTTTGACACACATCTGCACATTAGGTATCTGTACGACAGAAGAGAAGTAGGCGTACATGAGTACCTAGTGAATTCCCTCTACACTCAAAGGAAGTACGAAGacatattattttacctCCCACAGCTGAGTCAGATTTCCCTCGTCCGTTATGAGTCTTCTTCCCTTTATCGTTTCCTTCTGTATAAAGCTAGCAAGGCAATGCATTTCGCTTTGAAGCTAAGTTGGATCTACCACTCCATAGTGGAGGATAACTGTTCCAAATATAAAGACTTGGCTCACAAAATGACACAAGAAATAGAGATGGCTGTTGTGAATTGCAAGCCATTTAACAGTAAATGCACCTCGGGGAATGAGAACAAACAGTCCTACTTGCTGAACCTAGCCCATCCTCTTCTTttcaaaaggaaatatattatcaaaaggaTTAAAGCTAATGAGCGGTTCCAGCAGACGAAGCTGTTTAGTAAttgcctgaacaggtcatGCAACTCGTACGTGttgaaggggggggagccgGTGGGGCAGAGCGAGACGCAGAGCGATTCCCAAAGCGCTGCTCTAAATGCCGCTCCAAGTGCCGCCCCAAACGCCCCCCCAAGCGCCGCTCAAAATGCCGCTCTAAATGCCGCCCCAAGCGCCTCTCCCATGAAGCGCCGCAAAAGGGAAGCGACGAGCACGGCCCCGCCCCCCAAGCTGCCCCAGTGCTACATCATCAACTCGGGAGCCCTCTCGTTAGCCAGGGCTAGAGTGAAGTTACCCAGTACTTACGCCAAGCTAGGCAACCCCCTCAGTGCATCCAAGTTCTTCCTCCCCGAATTTAACTGCACCTTTGATATGATTGAAGAGTTACAGCAATTTTTCATGAAGCAAAGGAGATGCGATTACTTTAGTCTCCtaaataatttcataaatCTAGCCATCTCCGTTTCAAACCTCCTCTCCTCAGAACCAGACATAGAAATACGAAATGAACTACTCAACCGATTTATATACTCCTTAAACAGCTGGATGCTCATGAGGAGATGTATCGTTGCTGCATGCACAAATATGTTTTCCATGACAGGGTTGTGCATTCCGTTGGAGTGTCTGTCGTCCTCTCCTCACTCCGATCATAGAACGGAACAGACAGCGAGTAGCAGTGGCTTGCAAATTCTACACTTCAATTACGATgaatgcaaaatatttttctccaagaAGAGAGCTCCTTACCTGCTCATGTTCGAAGTAGCCGACTTGGACGAGGATATTAGTCACATTCCGGATAGCCTGTTTTACCccaccaagggggggaagcagcccGACAAGGAGGGCCCCCACGCGGGGGGCAACGGAGCAGTCGATGGGATAGCGGATGGGACAAGCGGTGGAGCGGCGGGTGAGACAGCGGATGGGGCAACCCGTGACATGACTGACGGGGTGACCGACGCTGTGACCAACTCCGTGACTGACGCCGCGAACGATGACGTGTCCCTCGACGAACCGACGCGAAAACCGCAACCTCGCAGGAAGGGCCACCGGATCGAAAAAAACTTCTGCTCGTCCAAAAACTACGGGCTCTTTAACGAGAACAGCAGCTCCTACGACTACGAGCCGCGAGGGGAGGTGTATGatgggaagaggaagaagaagaagaaaaaaaaaaaaaaaaagcgaaagtggggaggacgacgagggggggggggcacaCTGGCCACAGTGATTCAGAAGTCGAACAAGGGAAAGCTGAGAGGGGGAAGGCCGATCGGGGGAAAGCCGATATGGGGAAGGCCAAgctggagaaaaaaaaaaaccacgcGGACCTGGACGCCCTAA
- a CDS encoding hypothetical protein (putative) translates to MKGGLNRVKAADIELKDDPSCIDSIIFNDMEMGGENYSVLDNADASFLRSFPDSGDGSLSYTGANETPFQELSGEDAKRTPEMELILEDHFEARRSDNLFEVHIFKESQSGQLAETPVGHLEREKEESPKGVVVNSVGDTCVVNSVGDTCVVKSVGDSRVVNSVGDSREVNHMGDDHVVSHVGDTREVSHAGQLDHLNILCDVDPCVHQKRNAFR, encoded by the exons ATGAAGGGGGGACTCAACAGAGTAAAGGCAGCAGATATCGAATTGAAGGACGATCCAAGTTGCATAGACTCGATCATATTCAACGATATGGAGATGGGAGGAGAGAACTACAGTGTGCTTGACAATGCGGATGCAAGTTTCCTTCGCAGTTTTCCCGATTCCGG AGATGGCAGTCTGAGCTACACGGGTGCCAACGAGACCCCCTTCCAGGAGCTGAG CGGCGAAGACGCGAAGCGCACACCAGAAATGGAACTTATCCTGGAAGACCATTTCGA AGCCCGACGAAGTGACAACCTTTTCGAGGTGCACATATTTAAGGAGAGTCAGAGTGGGCAGCTGGCCGAGACTCCCGTGGGACATTTagaaagagaaaaggaggagtctCCCAAAGGTGTCGTGGTTAACTCAGTTGGAGATACTTGCGTGGTTAACTCAGTTGGGGATACTTGCGTGGTTAAGTCAGTTGGTGATTCTCGCGTGGTTAACTCAGTTGGTGATTCTCGCGAGGTTAACCACATGGGGGACGATCACGTGGTCAGCCATGTTGGGGACACCCGCGAGGTCAGCCACGCTGGTCAGCTGGACCATCTTAACATCCTTTGCGACGTCGACCCATGTGTGCATCAAAAGAGGAACGCTTTTAGGTGA
- a CDS encoding asparagine-t RNA ligase (putative): MSEGGIGAPSRRSSGERANASGSDGRANGSGPVERGTDGRADEPCKGEDPHHGSPPFHKDFFKKPCYLNVSSQLALECLCCSMGDVFTLNQSFRAENSNTVRHLSEFLMMEVELAFSNLETIISLAEEYIKEMVKFALHKSEDIDYISEHHDDKLKEKLQNVLQKPFVVITYGEAVQIIKEHMVHTDAAPHKDAAPLADAAPRSGDLTFEEQKFLTNVHFSSPVVVINYPQDMKPFYMTLNADGKTVACMDVLLPDVGEVVGGSEREIRIHTLERRMKEKRLDLRLYEPYLQLRRYGNIPHAGFGLGLDRLVMFLTSMSNIRDVVPFPRSPGSLF, from the coding sequence ATGTCGGAGGGGGGGATCGGCGCGCCCTCCAGGAGAAGCAGCGGTGAACGAGCTAATGCGAGTGGTTCTGATGGACGCGCCAATGGAAGTGGTCCCGTTGAGCGCGGCACTGACGGACGCGCTGACGAGCCttgcaaaggggaagacCCCCACCACGGGAGCCCCCCTTTCCACAAAGACTTCTTTAAAAAGCCGTGCTACCTAAACGTGTCGAGTCAGCTGGCCCTGGAGTGCCTCTGCTGCTCCATGGGAGACGTATTCACGTTGAACCAGTCCTTCCGAGCAGAAAATTCAAACACAGTAAGACACCTGAGTGAGTTCCTGATGATGGAAGTAGAGTTGGCCTTCTCCAACTTGGAGACCATCATTTCTTTGGCAGAGGAATACATTAAAGAAATGGTAAAATTTGCTCTCCACAAATCGGAGGACATCGATTACATTAGTGAACACCACGATGACAAATTGAAGGAGAAGCTGCAAAACGTGTTGCAAAAACCGTTCGTTGTCATCACGTACGGTGAAGCTGTTCAGATTATAAAGGAGCACATGGTTCATACGGACGCAGCCCCGCATAAAGACGCAGCCCCACTTGCAGACGCAGCCCCACGCTCAGGCGACTTAACCTTtgaggaacaaaaatttttgacTAATGTGCATTTTAGCTCCCCGGTGGTTGTTATTAACTACCCACAGGACATGAAACCGTTTTACATGACTCTAAATGCGGATGGCAAAACAGTTGCTTGTATGGATGTGCTCCTTCCGGACGTTGGAGAAGTGGTTGGTGGATCAGAGAGAGAGATAAGGATACACACATTGGAGAGGAGGATGAAAGAGAAACGTCTGGATCTCCGATTGTATGAGCCATATTTACAGCTTCGTCGTTATGGTAATATCCCTCATGCGGGGTTTGGTCTTGGCTTGGATAGGCTTGTTATGTTTCTCACCTCTATGAGCAACATCCGGGACGTCGTGCCCTTTCCGCGCTCCCCCGGTTCGCTCTTT
- a CDS encoding hypothetical protein (putative) — MSEDGEPSASKPQGTGQIDEQYIQSEIDKLNIDELVQPEQNNALKRVIKTDRKIVINLDSKISTLHKSCQYGKQVSKIINFKAEGLSSISLKEKLRLILETLSGEFSEEAPTEGEEGEEAEEARGAGNVGEDQPRQTSPYGGAKRLSFTKLSKYFSVGTLPFCPINYDTIPLNLFLDSENGFSLHRKEQKKTHSRTKQTLGNTTYRKLKEFTHENEPEIKLETDANKVLCIRTSDLFRHTEERLVGDGDGDGGDGGDSGRGDGHGGGNYSARHTGGTLPPRKNQALLTAWSYQKWEKLANRLAPHR; from the exons ATGTCGGAGGACGGCGAGCCAAGCGCAAGTAAGCCTCAGGGCACCGGCCAGATCGACGAGCAGTACATACAAAGCGAAATTGACAAGCTCAACATCGACGAATTGGTGCAGCCGGAACAAAACAATGCCCTCAAGAGAGTAATCAAAACTGATCGAAAAATTGTCATCAATTTAGATAGCAAAATAAGTACTCTGCACAAGTCATGTCAGTATGGGAAGCAAGTGTCCAAAATTATCAACTTCAAAGCGGAGGGACTTAGCAGCATTTCGCTGAAGGAGAAACTGAGGCTAATTCTGGAGACCCTCTCGGGGGAGTTCTCCGAGGAGGCACCcacagaaggggaagaaggggaagaagcggaagaagcgaGGGGTGCGGGGAACGTGGGAGAGGATCAACCCAGGCAAACTTCACCATATGGAGGAGCGAAGCGGCTAAGCTTCACAAAACTGTCGAAGTATTTCAGCGTAGGCACTCTCCCCTTCTGTCCCATCAACTACGACACTATCCCGCTGAACCTGTTCCTGGATAGCGAAAACGGATTCAGCCTGCACAGgaaagaacagaaaaagaCACACAGCAGGACCAAACAGACACTCGGAAACACCACCTACAGAAAGTTAAAAGAATTCACACATGAGAACGAACCAGAGATTAAATTAGAGAC GGATGCCAATAAAGTGCTTTGCATCCGAACGAGCGACCTCTTTAGGCACACCGAGGAACGGCTGGTTGGCGATGGAGATGGAGATGGCGGCGATGGTGGAGATAGCGGCCGTGGTGATGGCCATGGCGGAGGTAACTACTCTGCGCGCCACACGGGGGGGACTCTTCCTCCAAGGAAAAATCAGGCCCTGCTGACTGCCTGGTCATACcagaagtgggagaagcTCGCCAATCGCCTGGCGCCGCACCGTTGA